Proteins encoded within one genomic window of Methanothrix harundinacea 6Ac:
- a CDS encoding TrkH family potassium uptake protein, with protein sequence MRVRVFLRVFGTLLKLLGGLMLLPAGVSLLYGEVEGVIAFLLPALFTFAIGLLMAILGEEEVLTNKEGFALVAFGWLGAAATGALPFVLLGLSPMDALFESMSGFTTTGASILSESGADGLFLINATAASSSLAVALVQIASNQSFMPSAVGPSTFLASNASALNDTILNAAFPGGLSGSGTNLTSNLIEPTYRGLLFWRCFTNWIGGMGIIVLFIAILPNLGVAGRQLFNAEVPGPTEDLIRPRIKQTAKILWGVYMVLTAAEFLLLMLAKMPAYDAICTTFSTVATGGFSPRAESIAYYSGPDYNGPLIEVVVILFMFVCGANFALHYRTMYVSRKSLIKDAEFKFYSLIVLASILVITLIGGIDESLPPEGPDLEGFDLASHRLRTAAFQTVSIITTTGFATADYDLWSSPAKLILLFLMFTGGCAGSTAGAMKVVRILLALQCCRRELFRTLHPKAVMAVKLKGAPVREDVLRSILIFMAIYILIFAIGSALFASVCTLAEEETGAEDRIYFVSGAGVGLEVVGGISGGWAGAEGPGDGICSGRGVGGIDMISACSAVATCLGNVGPGLHRFGPTDNFSEVPGIGKLILILCMWMGRLEVLTVLVLLIPDFWKG encoded by the coding sequence GTGAGAGTCAGGGTCTTTCTCAGGGTCTTCGGCACCCTCTTGAAGCTGCTGGGGGGGCTGATGCTCCTCCCCGCCGGGGTGTCGCTCCTCTACGGCGAGGTCGAGGGGGTGATAGCCTTCCTCCTACCCGCCCTCTTCACCTTCGCTATAGGCCTTTTGATGGCGATCCTGGGGGAGGAGGAGGTCCTCACCAACAAGGAGGGGTTCGCCCTGGTGGCCTTCGGATGGCTGGGGGCGGCAGCCACCGGCGCCCTCCCCTTCGTCCTTTTGGGGCTCAGCCCCATGGACGCCCTCTTCGAGTCGATGTCCGGCTTCACCACGACGGGGGCCTCCATCCTCTCCGAGAGCGGGGCCGATGGCCTCTTCCTAATAAACGCCACCGCCGCGAGCTCAAGCCTGGCGGTCGCCCTGGTCCAGATCGCCTCAAACCAGAGCTTCATGCCATCCGCCGTCGGTCCATCCACCTTTTTGGCCTCGAACGCATCGGCCCTCAACGATACGATCCTCAACGCCGCCTTCCCCGGAGGCCTCTCGGGAAGTGGGACGAACCTGACATCAAATCTGATCGAGCCCACTTATAGGGGCCTCCTCTTCTGGAGGTGCTTCACCAACTGGATCGGAGGGATGGGGATCATCGTCCTCTTCATAGCGATCCTCCCCAACCTGGGGGTGGCGGGCCGCCAGCTCTTCAACGCCGAGGTTCCGGGTCCGACGGAGGATCTGATAAGGCCCCGGATCAAGCAGACGGCGAAGATCCTCTGGGGGGTCTACATGGTCCTCACGGCGGCCGAGTTCCTCCTCCTGATGCTCGCCAAGATGCCAGCGTACGATGCCATATGCACCACCTTCTCCACCGTCGCCACCGGCGGCTTCTCCCCCCGGGCGGAGAGCATCGCCTACTACTCCGGCCCCGACTACAACGGCCCCCTCATAGAGGTCGTCGTGATCCTCTTCATGTTCGTCTGCGGGGCGAACTTCGCCCTCCACTATCGGACGATGTACGTCAGCAGAAAGAGCCTCATAAAAGATGCGGAGTTCAAGTTCTACTCGCTCATCGTCCTCGCCTCGATCCTCGTCATCACCCTCATCGGCGGCATCGACGAGAGCCTCCCCCCGGAGGGGCCGGATCTCGAAGGGTTCGATCTGGCGAGCCACCGCCTCCGGACCGCCGCCTTCCAGACCGTCTCGATCATCACCACCACCGGCTTCGCCACCGCCGACTACGACCTCTGGTCCAGCCCCGCGAAGCTGATTCTACTGTTCTTGATGTTCACCGGAGGCTGTGCGGGTTCGACGGCTGGGGCGATGAAGGTTGTCCGGATCCTCCTCGCCCTCCAGTGCTGCCGCCGGGAGCTGTTTCGGACCCTCCACCCCAAGGCGGTGATGGCGGTGAAGCTGAAGGGAGCCCCCGTTCGGGAGGACGTCCTCCGCTCGATCCTGATATTCATGGCGATATACATCCTCATCTTCGCCATCGGCTCGGCCCTCTTCGCCTCGGTCTGCACCCTCGCTGAGGAGGAGACGGGGGCGGAGGATCGGATCTATTTCGTCTCCGGGGCAGGAGTCGGCCTAGAGGTGGTGGGCGGGATCTCCGGCGGCTGGGCCGGGGCGGAGGGACCGGGGGATGGGATCTGCTCCGGCCGTGGCGTCGGGGGGATCGACATGATCAGCGCCTGCTCCGCCGTCGCCACCTGCCTTGGAAACGTCGGCCCCGGCCTCCACCGATTCGGGCCTACGGACAACTTCTCGGAGGTCCCGGGGATCGGAAAGCTCATCCTCATTCTATGCATGTGGATGGGGAGGCTGGAGGTCCTGACGGTCCTCGTCCTCCTGATCCCCGACTTCTGGAAGGGCTGA
- a CDS encoding homocitrate synthase family protein, with protein sequence MQDYSVNQFLELAKTPKIEIEVCDVTLRDGEQMPGVVFRPDEKIDIAIKLDEVGVEIIEAGFPVVSEAEMRAVRDVSNLGLDSKISVLSRSVPKDVDAALACDVDMVSVFIATSDLHLKYKLHMTCEEAIKSALETVEYAKDHGLIVRFSAEDATRTEFNLLKRLYKKAEECRADYVSIADTVGIMNPRTVYFLVREIKKVVKIPICMHCHDDLGLALANTLAAAEAGAKQLHTTVNGIGERSGNTPLEELMVALRVHYSVDRYDTTKLTDLSKLVQSYSGVMMPKNKAVVGDNAFAHESGIHVAAVLEEPRTYELYSPEMVGSARRIIIGKHTGARALKYITKKMGYDLKRDEICLLAERVKRCSEFKRPISCDELRKLIHDLDIEIVYPDL encoded by the coding sequence ATGCAAGATTATTCCGTCAATCAGTTCTTAGAACTCGCCAAGACTCCGAAGATAGAGATCGAGGTCTGCGACGTCACCCTGAGAGACGGTGAGCAGATGCCCGGGGTCGTATTCAGGCCCGACGAGAAGATCGACATCGCCATCAAGCTGGACGAGGTGGGGGTGGAGATCATCGAGGCGGGCTTTCCGGTCGTCTCCGAGGCGGAGATGAGGGCGGTCCGGGACGTCTCCAACCTCGGCCTCGACTCCAAGATCTCGGTCCTCTCCCGGTCTGTACCCAAAGACGTCGACGCCGCCCTCGCCTGCGACGTCGACATGGTCAGCGTCTTCATAGCCACCTCCGACCTCCACCTGAAGTACAAGCTCCACATGACCTGCGAGGAGGCGATCAAGAGCGCTCTTGAGACGGTGGAGTACGCCAAGGACCACGGCCTCATCGTCCGGTTCTCAGCGGAGGACGCCACCAGGACGGAGTTCAATCTCCTCAAGCGGCTCTACAAAAAGGCCGAGGAGTGCCGGGCCGACTACGTCAGCATCGCCGACACCGTGGGGATCATGAACCCCAGGACTGTCTACTTCCTGGTCCGCGAGATCAAGAAGGTGGTGAAGATCCCGATATGCATGCACTGCCACGACGACCTGGGGCTCGCCCTCGCCAACACCCTGGCGGCGGCGGAGGCGGGGGCGAAGCAGCTCCACACCACCGTCAACGGGATCGGCGAGAGGAGCGGAAACACCCCCCTCGAGGAGCTGATGGTCGCCCTCCGGGTCCACTACTCCGTCGATAGGTACGACACCACAAAGCTCACAGACCTCTCGAAGCTCGTCCAGAGCTACTCGGGGGTGATGATGCCGAAGAACAAGGCCGTCGTCGGCGACAACGCCTTCGCCCACGAGTCGGGGATCCACGTCGCCGCCGTCCTGGAGGAGCCCCGGACCTACGAGCTCTACTCCCCCGAGATGGTCGGGTCGGCGAGGAGGATAATCATCGGAAAGCACACGGGGGCCCGGGCCCTCAAGTACATCACCAAGAAGATGGGCTACGACCTGAAGAGGGACGAGATCTGCCTCCTCGCCGAGCGGGTTAAGAGATGCAGCGAGTTCAAGCGGCCCATATCCTGCGACGAGCTCCGGAAGCTGATCCACGACCTGGACATCGAGATCGTCTACCCCGACCTCTGA
- a CDS encoding right-handed parallel beta-helix repeat-containing protein — translation MLRDFSNKFAIGASLALAILLSAGLVQAVVTDDVNFSVVAPEGVSLGSNATSEVAGGMEDGNQSNLTEPLSEVGGEAAANETAPPMAAGAAEVPAAADTANETLPEAANVSGAEIIPEAAGGELRAVCLNGCSYTTIQAAIDAAGEGDVVEVGSGTYRENVIVDKRVTIRGVNTGEGVPVVDAQGNGSAVLLKASGVFLEGLTITNAGPYPSAGIEVVSRDSVVAGCAVMNSNWAGIYLKGSANTTVSRCISSNNGNDGILVFRATGNLISESVVSNNLDDGIALLSSDDNRIEGNLVANNTDVGIFLDNSKNAVVTGNVLSYNAKGISLLNSGIDRVGPNRFFNNTVNLEGV, via the coding sequence ATGCTCAGAGATTTCTCAAATAAATTCGCCATCGGCGCCTCCCTCGCCCTGGCCATATTATTATCGGCGGGGCTCGTCCAGGCGGTAGTCACCGATGACGTCAACTTCAGCGTCGTAGCTCCGGAGGGCGTCTCCCTGGGGTCGAACGCCACCTCTGAGGTAGCCGGCGGGATGGAGGATGGGAATCAGTCGAACCTGACCGAACCCCTCTCCGAGGTCGGCGGCGAGGCCGCGGCCAACGAGACGGCTCCGCCGATGGCGGCCGGGGCTGCGGAGGTCCCAGCCGCCGCCGATACTGCCAACGAAACGCTGCCCGAGGCCGCCAACGTCTCCGGGGCGGAGATTATACCCGAGGCGGCGGGAGGGGAGCTCCGGGCCGTCTGCCTCAACGGCTGCAGCTACACCACCATCCAGGCCGCGATCGACGCCGCCGGAGAGGGCGACGTGGTGGAGGTGGGGAGCGGAACCTACCGCGAGAACGTCATCGTCGATAAGAGGGTCACAATCCGGGGGGTTAACACCGGCGAGGGGGTGCCGGTGGTGGACGCCCAGGGTAACGGCAGCGCCGTCCTTCTGAAGGCCTCCGGGGTCTTCCTGGAGGGGCTCACCATCACCAACGCCGGCCCCTACCCCAGCGCCGGGATCGAGGTCGTCTCAAGAGACAGCGTCGTGGCCGGCTGCGCCGTCATGAACAGCAACTGGGCGGGGATATACCTGAAGGGCTCTGCCAACACCACCGTCTCACGGTGCATCTCCTCCAACAACGGCAACGACGGCATCCTCGTCTTCAGGGCCACTGGAAACCTGATCTCCGAGAGCGTCGTCAGCAACAACCTCGACGACGGGATAGCCCTCCTCAGCTCCGATGACAACCGGATCGAAGGGAACCTGGTCGCGAACAACACCGACGTGGGGATCTTCCTCGACAACTCCAAAAACGCCGTCGTGACCGGAAACGTCCTCAGCTACAACGCGAAGGGGATCAGCCTTCTCAACTCCGGGATCGACCGGGTCGGTCCAAACCGGTTCTTCAACAACACCGTAAACCTCGAGGGGGTCTAG